From Magnolia sinica isolate HGM2019 chromosome 13, MsV1, whole genome shotgun sequence, one genomic window encodes:
- the LOC131223321 gene encoding D-glycerate 3-kinase, chloroplastic isoform X1: protein MEVVNVLAQHPWPSRLSSLYKYRHQQQQQQQQQLSFSFSPLSSKHSKPLSQMPLSTSPSKSSFLPSNHSSSWLQHTSVYHDTATNNGHRLGLLHSVFPTSPAVVSSVQDLFDFICAGPLIEKLGLTPNKVSASIDRWLECGLYLCRLFRFSELNLTTPQKARLYQYYIPVFFWCEDQISHHKSKFKDGDEVPPLVIGFSAPQGSGKTTLVFALDYLFRLTGRKPATISIDDFYLTYEDQAKLRNENPGNSLLELRGNAGSHDLQFSIDTLTGLKKLTKEGMTMKVPRYDKSAYGGKGDRADPSTWPEVEGPLEVILFEGWMLGFKPIPNEVVKAVDPQLELVNKNLEAYYNAWDKFIEAWIVIKIQDPSCVFQWRLQAEVAMRADGKPGMSDEEVLDFVSRYLPAYKAYLPTLYSEGPNGSDLEHLLVIEIDEERNPS, encoded by the exons atggaggtAGTAAACGTGCTAGCTCAGCATCCATGGCCGTCCCGACTTTCTTCTCTCTATAAATACcgccaccagcagcagcagcagcagcagcagcagctctccttctcattctctcctctctcctccaAACACTCCAAACCTCTCTCCCAAATGCCTCTTTCCACTTCTCCTTCCAAATCAT CCTTTCTTCCTTCAAACCATAGCAGTTCTTGGCTGCAACACACATCCGTATATCATGATACTGCCACCAACAATGGACACCGGCTGGGGCTACTGCATTCGGTGTTCCCTACGTCGCCCGCAGTCGTTTCCTCTGTGCAGGACCTTTTCGATTTCATATGCGCAGGCCCGCTGATAGAAAAATTGGGCTTGACTCCAAACAAGGTGTCGGCGAGCATTGACAGGTGGTTAGAGTGCGGGCTCTACTTGTGCAGATTATTTAGATTTAGCGAACTGAACTTGACGACACCTCAGAAGGCTAGATTATATCAGTATTATATACCAGTGTTTTTCTGGTGTGAGGATCAGATCTCACATCACAAGTCCAAGTTTAAAGATGGAGATGAGGTCCCTCCTTTAGTG ATTGGTTTTAGTGCTCCTCAAGGTAGTGGGAAGACTACACTTGTATTTGCCTTGGATTATCTTTTCCGTCTCACTGGAAG GAAACCTGCAACGATATCAATAGATGATTTTTATCTGACATATGAGGATCAG GCTAAGCTGAGAAATGAAAATCCAGGAAATTCTCTTTTAGAG CTCCGGGGCAATGCAGGAAGCCATGATCTTCAATTCTCGATTGATACACTGACAGGATTAAAAAAACTAACTAAAGAAG GAATGACGATGAAGGTTCCACGTTATGATAAA TCGGCGTATGGTGGGAAGGGTGATAGAGCAGATCCTTCAACATGGCCAGAGGTTGAAGGACCACTAGAG GTCATTTTGTTTGAAGGTTGGATGCTTGGTTTCAAACCTATTCCAAATGAAGTCGTCAAAGCAGTTGACCCACAG CTTGAGCTTGTAAACAAGAACCTTGAGGCTTACTATAATGCCTGGGATAAGTTCATAGAGGCATGGATAGTTATCAAGATCCAGGATCCAAGTTGCGTCTTTCAATGGCGATTGCAG GCGGAGGTTGCCATGAGGGCAGATGGTAAACCTGGCATGTCGGATGAGGAG GTGCTGGATTTTGTTTCACGCTACCTGCCTGCGTACAAAGCATATCTTCCGACTCTCTACTCAGAGGGGCCAAACGGGTCAGATCTGGAGCATCTTCTTGTCATCGAAATTGATGAAGAGAGGAATCCATCTTAA
- the LOC131223321 gene encoding D-glycerate 3-kinase, chloroplastic isoform X2, with the protein MEVVNVLAQHPWPSRLSSLYKYRHQQQQQQQQQLSFSFSPLSSKHSKPLSQMPLSTSPSKSSFLPSNHSSSWLQHTSVYHDTATNNGHRLGLLHSVFPTSPAVVSSVQDLFDFICAGPLIEKLGLTPNKVSASIDRWLECGLYLCRLFRFSELNLTTPQKARLYQYYIPVFFWCEDQISHHKSKFKDGDEVPPLVIGFSAPQGSGKTTLVFALDYLFRLTGRKPATISIDDFYLTYEDQAKLRNENPGNSLLELRGNAGSHDLQFSIDTLTGLKKLTKEGMTMKVPRYDKSAYGGKGDRADPSTWPEVEGPLEVILFEGWMLGFKPIPNEVVKAVDPQLELVNKNLEAYYNAWDKFIEAWIVIKIQDPSCVFQWRLQAEVAMRADGKPGMSDEELDFSNTIMGKM; encoded by the exons atggaggtAGTAAACGTGCTAGCTCAGCATCCATGGCCGTCCCGACTTTCTTCTCTCTATAAATACcgccaccagcagcagcagcagcagcagcagcagctctccttctcattctctcctctctcctccaAACACTCCAAACCTCTCTCCCAAATGCCTCTTTCCACTTCTCCTTCCAAATCAT CCTTTCTTCCTTCAAACCATAGCAGTTCTTGGCTGCAACACACATCCGTATATCATGATACTGCCACCAACAATGGACACCGGCTGGGGCTACTGCATTCGGTGTTCCCTACGTCGCCCGCAGTCGTTTCCTCTGTGCAGGACCTTTTCGATTTCATATGCGCAGGCCCGCTGATAGAAAAATTGGGCTTGACTCCAAACAAGGTGTCGGCGAGCATTGACAGGTGGTTAGAGTGCGGGCTCTACTTGTGCAGATTATTTAGATTTAGCGAACTGAACTTGACGACACCTCAGAAGGCTAGATTATATCAGTATTATATACCAGTGTTTTTCTGGTGTGAGGATCAGATCTCACATCACAAGTCCAAGTTTAAAGATGGAGATGAGGTCCCTCCTTTAGTG ATTGGTTTTAGTGCTCCTCAAGGTAGTGGGAAGACTACACTTGTATTTGCCTTGGATTATCTTTTCCGTCTCACTGGAAG GAAACCTGCAACGATATCAATAGATGATTTTTATCTGACATATGAGGATCAG GCTAAGCTGAGAAATGAAAATCCAGGAAATTCTCTTTTAGAG CTCCGGGGCAATGCAGGAAGCCATGATCTTCAATTCTCGATTGATACACTGACAGGATTAAAAAAACTAACTAAAGAAG GAATGACGATGAAGGTTCCACGTTATGATAAA TCGGCGTATGGTGGGAAGGGTGATAGAGCAGATCCTTCAACATGGCCAGAGGTTGAAGGACCACTAGAG GTCATTTTGTTTGAAGGTTGGATGCTTGGTTTCAAACCTATTCCAAATGAAGTCGTCAAAGCAGTTGACCCACAG CTTGAGCTTGTAAACAAGAACCTTGAGGCTTACTATAATGCCTGGGATAAGTTCATAGAGGCATGGATAGTTATCAAGATCCAGGATCCAAGTTGCGTCTTTCAATGGCGATTGCAG GCGGAGGTTGCCATGAGGGCAGATGGTAAACCTGGCATGTCGGATGAGGAG ctagATTTTTCCAATACCATCATGGGAAAGATGTAA